The genomic segment ATATTAGCGTCATcacaataaaaatatttgattatcGTTTCAAAAACGTCAAAATTGCATTGAGGAAAAGCTAAAATTGGCATTGTTTTATTGTCTTGGAAGTTCAATTTTGTCTTAAAATAATACTGGTTATTTTCTGACATTGGCAATGCAAACATCATCTCAAAATAGTGACAACGAGATATCATGGCTATATGACAGGGGTAGAATCGCACTTTTGAATGGAAGTCCAtaactttaataattgTATCTGGAAAACCGCAATTAGAACTTATTACATTATGGATATCTTCATGATTAATGGTATCTTCAGTTGAGTATTCCTTATAACTCTGTAATATATAACGGTTGAGAAAGTCATTAAAATTAGCTCTGGATGTTTCGGTAATTCTTGTTTGAAACTCTATCATTAGCGCTGATTTTGTTGAAGGGTCTGCGACATGATATATCTGATCAATGAATTGAGATAATATATCTAATTTAAAATGATCAGCATATTTTCTTAAGATTGAATAATCCAAAGGTTTAATTTCATACAATATTGGAACTAGGTAAATAAACTTGATTATTAGTGATAATAACCTATCTTCCATTTTCATTACCTCATtctcattttttattggaaaattatttaatataagTTTATCTGTTAAACTCTCGATATGAAAATCAGTTACCATTACACTACAATTTGCTTGGATGATAAACTTGTGTAGATTATATGCAGCATCTGATCCTTCAAAAAAGACTGCTAAATCACTAGTTGGTACAATGGGTTCTCTCAAAAGTGATGAAATATGTGTAGCAAATGGCTGAACCACGTCAACTGCTTTGGATACATCGTATGCAAGTAATATATCTCGTATTCTATCTGTCAATGCTCCATAAATGCACCTTGCACCTTCATATCTGTCTCGATCACAAACCGCTCCTCGTTGAAGTAACAGAGTAACAACTGATTCATGGCCACACAAGCTAGCTAAGAATAACGGCGagttatcaaatttatcgACACTATTCAGGTTAACGCCATTCGATATCAGAGATTCAATTATATCCACATCTCCTGTTCTACACGCAAAGCataacttttcaaaatcttttttattatctgaCATTGACCTACAATTCAATCTTCATTATTACATTCGAAGAAGATAAGGTAAAGTTTATCTAGGATCAATAGACATTaacattcaataatttcttaaattttatattactAATGTTAAGGTTTGTATTATGAAAAACTTCCTAAAGTATTTCTTATAGATAAGGGAATTATTGCAAATGATTAAATAATGCATATGTTTTTactatttatttacttAAATAAGGTTAGACGTATAGTCGATAGACTTAAAGTATATGGtcatttttcattgttCACATGTTCAATAGTTATCAAGATGCAGAAAAGGTAAAAAACGTTTGTCAGATAACATACATACTGAGTTCCCTTATGGCACGGAACGATATCTACGaatctatatttatacaCTGAGTGCAACATCGTAGTATAACATTTCCTATACCAtgctttaatataattcCGATGAATTTTTATGCAACCTATGAAAACAGtaatttaaatcatttattaatcTTAGATCAGTCCAAgcataaaaaataaatgacaatcaaaaaaaatgcGAATTATTGCATACTATTCTCAATCATTATTCCCCTGATTTGTTGAATCGTCTTCCTTAACATTCAGCTTATTGTTAGAATTCAATTGCGAATCGTTCGTCTCTTTATTATTCTCTAGAACCTCTAATTGCTTTAATAAAAGAGTGATATTTCCTTCCATCAAATCTAACttttttccaattcatCAGCAGTCTTCTCACCTTCTTGAAGTTTCTTGAAAGCCTCGAGGAACTCATTGGGTTTCATATCGGCATTGTCATTAGTCATTGCTATTTCAAACTTAGTATCTTCCAGTTACAAagtttaaattaaaatatgtattTGTAGAggaaaatatcaatagCAAACCTTTATcttaagaaaattataaactTTAATCTTGCATGTCTGCTTCTTCAAAGACTTTATTTTAagaaatgattttattaagtTGTTTTAGctaattatttattcttcAAAGTTCTTGTTAAGGCTTGGTAGAGTTATAGTCGTCCTTAGATTAATTtctaaaaagaaaaaataaaattatcaaaaacgaaattaactaataaaaaatctaaaaCTATATGTATGTGCTCTTACACTTAAATGAATAAAGGTTTAAGATTAA from the Tetrapisispora phaffii CBS 4417 chromosome 9, complete genome genome contains:
- the TPHA0I02290 gene encoding uncharacterized protein (similar to Saccharomyces cerevisiae YIL001W; ancestral locus Anc_7.143), whose product is MSDNKKDFEKLCFACRTGDVDIIESLISNGVNLNSVDKFDNSPLFLASLCGHESVVTLLLQRGAVCDRDRYEGARCIYGALTDRIRDILLAYDVSKAVDVVQPFATHISSLLREPIVPTSDLAVFFEGSDAAYNLHKFIIQANCSVMVTDFHIESLTDKLILNNFPIKNENEVMKMEDRLLSLIIKFIYLVPILYEIKPLDYSILRKYADHFKLDILSQFIDQIYHVADPSTKSALMIEFQTRITETSRANFNDFLNRYILQSYKEYSTEDTINHEDIHNVISSNCGFPDTIIKVMDFHSKVRFYPCHIAMISRCHYFEMMFALPMSENNQYYFKTKLNFQDNKTMPILAFPQCNFDVFETIIKYFYCDDANIPWSCALDTLKVADFLMDDRLKSMAAVSVTQSEEILKIHSIYDILYTAWNARIERLEHYVAKIFADNLNYYHSMPEFYDAILMSSNRISERQDTDTIELVDDIRYYLLEKYSFEPDDIEFFEEETDVALLKSSGILEYKNDIRLIEKVLEKLKLNA